Proteins from one bacterium genomic window:
- a CDS encoding DHH family phosphoesterase, which produces MGRRIIICDGAESARLWSRIGTDSSEELTWIPRDEEEARARPPGFKILQGGLDEESIGKLDPTPDDEFALVSDEGPWTRLAVREIRKLDEDAAILVLSDSLTSDDLPDHPTLRRTGWKTQIRDDINDEFGHLANLQRVVKIRELLGDREKVGILLQPDPDPDGIASAYALRYLLGRKRTTAPLISFGEVQRPENQALCDAIGIEVRVITPEELSEFDALVLVDVQPNVFGDDPPERLKQPDVVIDHHPERTGYSATIKDIRVSYGATASIFTEYLRATDTEINAKLATALLYGIKSDTQYLGRQTSNRDMLSFSYLHASHSPALLRRIERPALPHDGLKALGRALSAVDVRDGINILVLGRVREDVIPQVADMALQAEGAEWSIAVGTVGRDLVFSVRNVGYVRAAGEVVRAVVEGLGVGGGHRSMAKGIIPLKAFREVYGRANKEQIKSALYDAFVRAIHDDRDES; this is translated from the coding sequence TTGGGACGTCGAATCATCATCTGCGATGGAGCCGAGAGCGCGCGCCTGTGGAGCCGCATCGGCACCGATTCGTCCGAAGAACTCACGTGGATTCCGCGTGACGAAGAGGAGGCCCGTGCGCGACCGCCGGGCTTCAAGATCCTGCAGGGCGGCCTCGACGAAGAGTCGATCGGCAAGCTCGACCCGACGCCGGACGACGAGTTCGCGCTCGTCAGCGACGAAGGACCGTGGACCCGCCTCGCCGTCCGCGAGATCCGGAAGCTCGACGAAGACGCCGCGATCCTCGTCCTCTCGGACAGCCTGACCTCGGACGACCTGCCGGATCACCCGACCCTGCGGCGCACGGGCTGGAAGACCCAGATCCGCGACGACATCAACGACGAGTTCGGCCACCTCGCGAATCTCCAGCGCGTGGTCAAGATCCGGGAGCTGCTCGGGGACCGGGAGAAGGTCGGGATCCTGCTCCAGCCGGATCCGGATCCGGACGGAATCGCGAGCGCGTATGCCCTCCGATACCTGCTCGGACGCAAGCGCACGACGGCGCCGTTGATCTCCTTCGGCGAGGTCCAGCGCCCGGAGAACCAGGCGCTCTGCGATGCGATCGGAATCGAGGTCCGGGTCATCACGCCGGAGGAGCTGTCGGAGTTCGATGCCCTCGTGCTCGTCGACGTCCAGCCGAACGTGTTCGGCGACGATCCGCCGGAGCGACTCAAGCAGCCCGACGTCGTGATCGATCACCATCCGGAGCGCACGGGCTACAGCGCCACCATCAAGGACATTCGCGTGTCCTACGGCGCGACCGCCTCGATCTTCACCGAGTACCTCCGCGCGACCGACACCGAGATCAACGCGAAGCTCGCGACCGCGCTCCTCTACGGCATCAAGAGCGACACCCAGTACCTGGGCAGGCAGACGAGCAACCGGGACATGCTCTCGTTCTCCTATTTGCACGCATCGCACTCGCCGGCGCTGCTGCGACGGATCGAACGCCCCGCGCTGCCGCACGACGGCCTCAAGGCGCTCGGTCGCGCGCTCTCGGCCGTCGACGTCCGCGACGGCATCAACATCCTCGTGCTGGGCCGCGTGCGCGAAGACGTCATCCCGCAGGTCGCCGACATGGCACTCCAGGCCGAAGGCGCCGAGTGGTCGATCGCCGTCGGAACGGTCGGGCGCGATCTCGTCTTCTCGGTCCGGAACGTGGGCTACGTCCGCGCCGCCGGCGAGGTCGTACGCGCCGTCGTCGAAGGCCTCGGCGTCGGCGGCGGCCACCGTTCGATGGCCAAGGGGATCATCCCGCTCAAGGCCTTCCGCGAAGTCTACGGCCGCGCGAACAAGGAACAGATCAAGAGCGCGCTCTACGACGCGTTCGTCCGCGCGATCCACGACGAC
- a CDS encoding fumarylacetoacetate hydrolase family protein yields MRLVNLEGRVGLDVAGRFVDLALHSGERFSSDPMAVFGQWDEIRRWASEQSTGAAGPIVEVEKLGAPVPNPTQVFAIGLNYQDHAEEASLPIPDVPMVFTKFPSCIVGPNADVPLTGERVDWEVEQVVVMGKEARDVPADRAWDHVAGMTLGQDISDRRLQFSSKPPQFSLGKSATNFGPIGPALVSLDEFSDPDAVGLRCWVAGEKMQDSNTSNLIFTVPQLIEYISKFCVLYPGDLIFTGTPGGVGSVREPRRYLAPGEVIESEMDQIGRLSNRCVTRG; encoded by the coding sequence ATGCGTCTGGTGAATCTCGAAGGTCGCGTCGGGCTCGACGTGGCCGGCCGCTTCGTCGATCTGGCCCTCCACAGCGGAGAGCGCTTTTCGTCGGATCCGATGGCGGTCTTCGGACAATGGGACGAGATCCGTCGCTGGGCCTCGGAGCAGTCGACCGGCGCCGCGGGTCCGATCGTCGAAGTCGAGAAGCTCGGCGCACCCGTGCCGAATCCGACCCAGGTCTTCGCGATCGGCCTCAACTACCAGGATCACGCCGAGGAGGCGAGTCTGCCGATTCCCGACGTTCCGATGGTCTTCACGAAGTTCCCGAGCTGCATCGTGGGGCCGAACGCGGACGTGCCGCTGACCGGCGAGCGGGTCGACTGGGAAGTGGAGCAGGTCGTCGTGATGGGGAAGGAGGCGCGCGACGTGCCCGCCGACCGTGCCTGGGACCACGTCGCGGGCATGACCCTCGGGCAGGACATCTCCGATCGACGGCTGCAGTTCTCGTCGAAGCCGCCGCAGTTCAGCCTCGGCAAGTCCGCCACGAATTTCGGACCGATCGGGCCGGCGCTGGTCAGCCTCGACGAGTTCTCCGACCCGGACGCGGTCGGTCTCCGCTGCTGGGTCGCGGGCGAGAAGATGCAGGACTCGAACACGAGCAACCTGATCTTCACCGTCCCCCAGCTGATCGAGTACATCTCGAAGTTCTGCGTCCTCTATCCGGGGGATCTGATCTTCACCGGAACCCCCGGCGGCGTGGGTTCGGTCCGCGAGCCCCGTCGCTATCTGGCCCCCGGCGAAGTCATCGAGAGCGAGATGGACCAGATCGGGCGCCTCTCGAACCGCTGCGTCACCCGCGGCTAG
- a CDS encoding metallophosphoesterase, whose translation MQRIFVGDVQGCADELELLLERVRGTYGDDFVLWVAGDLVNRGPDNRRPLERVRALVEAGRAEYVLGNHEIHLISAHLGLRDLSENDSIGDVLAAPDAGEWVTWLRGRPLVVPGEIDGQHFAMIHASCGAGWSHAELVERGAAASARLSAGESDARSFLATDPPEDPVRDDLARLTRGRAGDASGWSSKQPATPEGAWHHAWAAAEPDYGLVYGHWARQGLHVANGLRGLDTGCVHHGRGRDGFLTAWLPDSRPRPDGGRAFDAPDDRFWQIPARRRYYYPTQDRG comes from the coding sequence ATGCAGCGCATCTTCGTCGGTGACGTCCAGGGCTGCGCGGACGAGCTCGAGCTCCTCCTCGAGCGGGTCCGCGGGACGTACGGGGACGATTTCGTGCTCTGGGTGGCGGGGGACCTCGTGAACCGGGGCCCGGACAATCGCCGGCCGCTCGAGCGCGTGCGTGCGCTCGTCGAGGCGGGCCGCGCGGAATACGTCCTCGGGAACCACGAGATCCACCTGATCTCGGCGCACCTCGGCCTGCGGGACCTCTCGGAGAACGACTCGATCGGGGACGTGCTCGCGGCGCCGGACGCGGGCGAGTGGGTCACCTGGCTGCGGGGGCGTCCGCTGGTCGTGCCGGGTGAGATCGATGGACAGCATTTCGCGATGATCCACGCGAGCTGCGGCGCGGGTTGGTCCCACGCCGAGCTGGTCGAGCGTGGGGCGGCCGCGAGCGCGCGTCTGTCCGCGGGCGAGTCCGATGCGCGGTCCTTCCTCGCGACGGATCCGCCGGAGGATCCGGTTCGCGACGACCTCGCCCGGCTCACTCGGGGACGCGCGGGCGACGCGAGCGGGTGGTCGAGCAAGCAGCCGGCGACGCCGGAAGGCGCCTGGCACCACGCCTGGGCCGCGGCCGAACCGGACTACGGCCTCGTCTACGGACACTGGGCGAGGCAGGGACTCCACGTCGCAAACGGCCTCCGCGGACTCGACACGGGCTGCGTCCACCACGGCCGCGGGCGCGACGGCTTCCTGACGGCCTGGCTGCCGGACTCGCGACCGCGGCCGGACGGCGGACGGGCCTTCGACGCCCCCGACGACCGCTTCTGGCAGATTCCCGCCCGGCGTCGCTACTACTACCCCACGCAGGATCGGGGCTGA
- a CDS encoding MoaD/ThiS family protein — protein sequence MPKVIIPVVFQGPTRGEPEAIVDGETIAACFDQVEEKFPGLRELVIDPKTGEIHKFVKVTLNGELLERDVDTLAQSVSATDEIEVIAAIAGG from the coding sequence ATGCCCAAGGTCATCATCCCGGTCGTCTTCCAGGGCCCCACCCGCGGGGAGCCCGAGGCGATCGTCGACGGCGAGACGATCGCGGCCTGCTTCGATCAGGTCGAAGAGAAGTTCCCTGGTCTCCGGGAGCTCGTGATCGACCCGAAGACCGGCGAAATCCACAAATTCGTGAAGGTCACCCTGAACGGCGAGCTCCTCGAGCGCGACGTCGACACTCTGGCGCAGTCGGTCTCGGCAACGGACGAGATCGAGGTGATCGCGGCGATCGCCGGCGGCTAG